The Streptomyces cynarae genome contains a region encoding:
- a CDS encoding chitosanase: MVHLNHAPAATAGTSRRAVLAFLGASLAAVPLLDAPRAAAAPEAARAVGLDDPAKKEIAMELVSSAENSSLDWKAQYKYIEDIGDGRGYTAGIIGFCSGTGDMLELVQLYTDRKPGNVLAKYLPALRRVNGSDSHDGLDPNFPKDWRKAAQDTAFQQAQNDERDRVYFNPAVQQGKADGLGVLGQFTYYDAIVMHGDGDDPTSFRNIRKRALRTAKPPAQGGGEVAYLNAFLDARVWAMKQEAAHSDTSRVDTEQRVFLRKGNLNLDPPLDWKVYGDSYHIG; encoded by the coding sequence GTGGTGCATCTGAACCATGCCCCGGCAGCCACCGCCGGCACCTCGCGTCGCGCCGTCCTCGCCTTCCTGGGCGCCTCGCTGGCGGCCGTCCCGCTCCTCGACGCCCCGCGCGCCGCGGCGGCCCCCGAGGCCGCGAGAGCCGTCGGGCTCGACGACCCCGCGAAGAAGGAGATCGCCATGGAGCTGGTCTCGAGCGCGGAGAACTCCTCCCTCGACTGGAAGGCCCAGTACAAGTACATCGAGGACATCGGCGACGGCCGCGGCTACACCGCCGGCATCATCGGATTCTGCTCCGGCACCGGCGACATGCTGGAGCTCGTCCAGCTCTACACCGACCGCAAGCCCGGCAACGTCCTCGCCAAGTACCTGCCGGCACTGCGCCGGGTGAACGGCAGCGACTCCCACGACGGACTGGACCCGAACTTCCCCAAGGACTGGCGCAAGGCCGCGCAGGACACGGCGTTCCAGCAGGCGCAGAACGACGAACGCGACCGGGTGTACTTCAACCCGGCCGTCCAGCAGGGCAAGGCGGACGGGCTGGGCGTCCTGGGGCAGTTCACGTACTACGACGCCATCGTGATGCACGGCGACGGGGACGACCCGACGAGCTTCCGCAACATCCGCAAGCGGGCCCTGCGCACGGCGAAGCCGCCGGCGCAGGGCGGCGGCGAGGTCGCCTACCTGAACGCCTTCCTGGACGCGCGGGTGTGGGCCATGAAGCAGGAGGCGGCCCACAGCGACACCAGCCGGGTCGACACCGAGCAGCGGGTGTTCCTGCGCAAGGGCAATCTGAACCTCGACCCGCCGCTGGACTGGAAGGTGTACGGCGACAGCTACCACATCGGCTGA